One region of Primulina tabacum isolate GXHZ01 chromosome 1, ASM2559414v2, whole genome shotgun sequence genomic DNA includes:
- the LOC142551735 gene encoding uncharacterized protein LOC142551735 isoform X2, protein MLQHRDDQVSDVLRLDEALTRLMDTQTELSRHRGQETPMASETLRNCIRKVNLESSANPADASGDSTQNQFQYKPQLFGVDLIKLSRDDHGIEGRSASVVREHRDSSREKYHSKPQLVIPSVNPSTSHSMTMNESGNEVIGNSGAFLPASIATQINSNGWQNGGKARKTFSEQENMESQPKGTKKKHEKKEDKDLVPLIGSMASSQRFHCEAVLISSQHKRRLRSLELCPTSDNLFVTSALDGVVNLWQIQGKGAGVDLLSISECQSNKQRRWPEDIAWHPQANRLFSVYTADGGDSQISILELNEGNDRTRVSFLEDKPHVKGIINSINFMPWDKTCFVTGGSDHDVVLWTERDKEGSWKPNSLHRSIHTSAVMGVAGLRDKNVVMSAGADKRIIGFDTTSGTVVYKYQTESKCMSVLTNPCDFNLFMVQTGTPGRQLKLIDFRAKPQEIHSLGWNQESGESQSALISQAWSPDGVCISSGSGDPLIHIFDIRHNAQKPLESLRAHHKRVLKAVWHNTLPLLISISSDLNIGLHTLIK, encoded by the exons CTTGATGAAGCATTAACAAGGTTGATGGATACACAAACTGAATTGTCTCGTCATCGTGGCCAGGAAACTCCAATGGCTTCAGAAACTTTAAGAAACTGTATAAGAAAGGTAAATTTGGAAAGTTCAGCGAATCCTGCCGACGCGAGTGGTGATTCTACTCAAAACCAGTTTCAGTACAAACCACAGCTGTTTGGTGTGGATTTGATTAAGTTATCAAGAGATGATCATGGAATTGAAGGAAGATCAGCTAGTGTTGTACGTGAACATAGAGATTCTTCTCGAGAAAAATATCACTCTAAACCACAGCTTGTGATTCCTTCTGTGAATCCAAGCACGTCACATTCAATGACCATGAATGAATCTGGAAATGAAGTTATTGGCAATTCTGGTGCATTTCTTCCTGCGTCAATAGCCACTCAAATCAATAGCAATGGATGGCAAAATGGAGGCAAAGCTCGTAAAACATTTTCGGAGCAAGAAAATATGGAATCTCAACCTAAAGGAACGAAAAAGAAGCATG AGAAGAAAGAAGATAAAGACTTGGTTCCGTTGATAGGAAGCATGGCTTCATCACAAAGATTCCATTGCGAGGCTGTTCTTATATCTAGTCAACACAAAAGAAGGCTGAGAAGCCTTGAGCTTTGTCCGACTAGTGATAATTTGTTTGTGACCAG TGCGTTGGATGGAGTGGTTAATCTGTGGCAAATCCAGGGGAAAGG TGCTGGTGTCGATCTTCTAAGTATTTCTGAATGTCAATCCAACAAGCAAAGGAGATGGCCAGAAGATATAGCTTGGCATCCACAGGCAAATAGACTTTTTTCGGTTTATACTGCTGATGGTGGGGATTCTCAGATATCAATTCTGGAACTGAATGAAGGAAATGAT AGAACACGGGTAAGCTTTCTTGAAGACAAGCCTCACGTTAAAGGCATAATAAACAGCATAAACTTCATGCCATGGGACAAAACATGCTTCGTTACTGGTGGCAGCGATCATGATGTAGTTCTTTGGACTGAACGTGATAAGGAAGGCTCATGGAAACCTAATTCATTACACAGAAGTATCCATACCAGTGCTGTAATGGGGGTTGCTGGATTGCGGGATAAGAATGTTGTAATGTCTGCTGGTGCAGACAAAAGAATAATTGGATTTGATACGACATCTGGGACTGTTGTTTACAAGTATCAGACCGAAAGCAAATGCATGAGTGTTCTAACTAATCCATGCGACTTCAACCTCTTTATGGTTCAGACAGG GACCCCAGGGCGGCAGCTTAAACTAATTGATTTCAGAGCGAAGCCCCAGGAGATCCATAGTCTCGGGTGGAACCAAGAGAGTGGTGAGTCACAGTCGGCTCTCATCAGTCAGGCGTGGTCTCCGGATGGTGTATGCATAAGTTCTGGCTCAGGGGATCCCCTAATTCACATCTTTGACATCAGACATAATGCTCAGAAACCATTGGAGTCACTAAGAGCCCATCATAAACGAGTTCTTAAAGCTGTATGGCACAACACTCTCCCTCTCCTCATTTCAATTTCTTCCGACTTGAACATTGGACTGCACACACTGATCAAATAA
- the LOC142551751 gene encoding homeobox-leucine zipper protein HAT4-like, producing MELGLRLGDASEPMRFLQENSTQEVQRAFTKIKRSTGGLNLGIDLRLNQEMERSRGIDEENGENEDDHLSEGVGSDQGEASLQLNLLLFSPVPREISTHVESLPWSSDNGSSENDSSRDKKPPATRRLDVNRLPAAAEEVSTANSEGLLFQMDFGNKRDFEATGNERESFRASDDDDGNTRKKLRLSKQQSVFLEQSFKEHPTLNPKQKLALANQLNLRPRQVEVWFQNRRARTKLKQNEVDCEYLKRCCKTLSEENARLYEELQDLRALKTPNSNPFYFATTLTICPSCERQQLASAPQNGGKLTNIDSTPTTPNPTPFPLSTPRFYPLRN from the exons ATGGAATTAGGCTTACGCTTAGGAGATGCATCGGAACCCATGAGGTTCTTGCAAGAAAACAGCACTCAAGAGGTGCAGAGAGCATTTACCAAAATCAAGAGATCAACTGGTGGATTAAACTTGGGCATCGATTTGAGACTCAATCAAGAAATGGAGAGAAGTCGAGGAATTGATGAAGAAAATGGTGAAAATGAAGATGATCATTTATCAGAAGGAGTTGGCAGTGATCAAGGGGAGGCATCGCTTCAGCTTAATCTTCTCCTTTTTTCTCCTGTTCCTCGCGAGATTTCGACACATGTTGAATCCTTACCTTGGTCATCCGATAATG GGAGCTCCGAAAATGATTCTTCGAGGGATAAAAAGCCACCGGCAACGAGGCGGTTGGACGTGAACAGACTACCGGCGGCCGCAGAAGAAGTCTCGACGGCGAACAGCGAAGGGTTACTGTTCCAGATGGATTTTGGTAACAAGAGAGATTTTGAAGCCACGGGAAACGAGAGAGAATCGTTTAGAGCAAGTGATGACGATGATGGCAACACAAGAAAAAAACTCAGGCTTTCCAAACAACAGTCTGTTTTTCTCGAACAAAGCTTTAAAGAACACCCTACTCTCAATCCT AAGCAAAAGCTTGCTCTAGCAAATCAGCTTAATCTGAGGCCTCGACAGGTAGAAGTATGGTTTCAGAACAGAAGGGCGAG GACCAAGTTGAAGCAAAACGAGGTGGATTGCGAGTACTTGAAGAGATGTTGCAAGACTCTGAGCGAAGAAAACGCAAGGCTCTACGAAGAGTTGCAAGATTTGAGAGCTCTCAAGACTCCTAACTCCAACCCATTCTACTTCGCCACCACCCTCACCATATGCCCGTCTTGCGAACGCCAACAACTCGCCTCCGCACCCCAGAATGGCGGCAAGCTCACTAACATAGATTCCACCCCCACCACCCCAAACCCTACTCCATTTCCTTTGTCGACACCAAGATTTTACCCTTTGAGAAACTAA